The DNA segment ttttttcataCATCaactaacaatcacaaaattaAATGCAACATACACTTGAGCAAGCAGTATCCCTTTGTCCTGTCACAAAACACTCACAAAACACAATAACAAGAGCTGACACAGATTTAAAAGGGATCATCTGACCTGTGGTGCTGTTGCTGTTGGGGTATGGAATCTCAATTGTGGTTCATACTTGTCATCATCTTTAAGTCCAGAAGTGCCTTCGCCGTCTTTTCCTTTGCCGTGACTTCCCATCACCCAAAGCAGAACAAGTTGATTGCAATCAAAGTGATGTAAACAAGATGATCAAGGGAAGCTACAGCTGCCAGCGACACAGCACGAATCGAATCCATTAGATACATCATAGCATACATGAtacaacaaacaaacaaacaataagAAAGCTATATATATTCACCTACTTTTCTTTTGAATCTTTGATCAtcaacctctctctctccctctataGACAAGGTCTATGTTATGTAATGTTATATTCTCCAATGAGTTTGGAAGATTCTGCTCAGGACTGTGACCTGGTTTAAGGGGGAGAATGTTCCCCTGCCATCACGAACAACTTAACAACCACAAACTGTACTGTGTCATCAACTGTGCACATCATTCGTCTTTgtaaagaaaaatcaaagggTACAAATAAAATTGGTTTAATTTATATACCATGATGATGGGGGTGCAGCAGGTGAGTGAAGTTGTTTTTCATCCAACAAGTGGAAGGTGAAGTCAAAAGGAAAAGCAAAGCAAGGTTGCTCTAAAAGGTGAGATCACACTAAAAAAAATAGCTATTACTCTCAAAATAACATTGTGGTTACACTCTACACAGGAAATCATGAGTTGTTAATTAGATTTTGACGCCTTCAACTTTGTCCttactctctctcttttttcttcttattattaaaCTTTAATGATTTTCAATGCTACAGCACTTCTTTTACCAATAACAACACTGCTGCAATTCAACAACCAATAAATACTACCTAACAAAATTGTTATGTATTATAAATCctaagcttttttttttcatttttttgtctGGTCATATAATTGAACTGTTGACATAATTGGAGTTCTATTATTAGGAATACATCTAATTTGGCCATTCATTAAAAGATGgtaatcaacaattatttcattttGAAACTTCAATTCCATTGcttctatatataaaataaattctttgtTAGGCATATTTTGTGTTGAAATGAAAGGGACTGATACCTCTAAACCAAACAAGAAGCGGCACACTGCATCTCCTATTCAATATTCATGGCTGTAGGGTTTggttgaaattaaattaaagcagagattattatttaaataagtagCATTTGATACCGGGCAATAACTTATACCACCCTATACTATATTTTATGTTATCTTTGGCGTCATGTCAAATAAACAACAACATACCAAGAGGACTTTCTTTTGATACAAGACACTAGGTTCGTGTTATCGAATTAATCGAggattctttaatttttctcttatgCCTCTGCTCCCATGAAACCAACAAGAACTTGCGCCATCAGGTGGTGACAAAATCCCTTGTTGGATGTTATGGCTAATTTCTGTTACATTATagtaatttaaagaaaaaagattagTTCCTTTGACACATTTTTATGTTCTAGAATTTCGTAGCTGTgccaattaattatataattaagatGACAAAGACACGCAACCAAAGAAATATTATCAGGATAGCTTTTAGTAATCCTATGTTATTATTGTTAGTTAGTTCACTCAAATGCCAATAAGATAGATtattttgacaatttttttaGTCTCTAATAATGTAATAAACGGCGTTATATCTCCGTCCTGAAGCAAGCATATAGGCATAATAATGAAGGTGGTGCCaaactgaaattaaaaaaaattctccaACGACGAAAAGCAGAGATACTTATGGACCTTTTGAAGCATATATAAGATGCAAGAATTAATAGCATCCCAAGATTCCAAAACAAGCACGTGAAAAAGCAAAGAGTTAAAGCAAGATAGATTCTTGTTTAGGCCACATAAGTAGCTCCAAATAAGGCTTAATCAATTATTCGACCCAACTTTAGCATAAGCATAGCTCCCAAATAATAAAGATCTCTCTTTGTATGTTCAATGTTCCCATGTggtttgttttttatatttgttgtgAAAGGGGGTCAGCAAGCATAATAGGTGCTAGTTGAGCATTGTCTTATTAGTCCACTAAAGTTTGTGAGAGCAAATTATGGAGCAAGTGCGTGGGTATCTCCTTTTAAGCATCCAATCAATCATCACACAAACCCTCAAAGTGATTCAGATGGTAGCCAGATTATGTTTTGCTAATCTCACTCttcatttaaattaaattattcaaagAGGCTAGGAATCACTACACATAGCCGTTGGTATATATAGGTGTTTGATGTATATGTTCTTTGTGTTAGTGTTCTAAGTGTGAGGAGTGTTAAAGTTAGTTccacatcaaagaaagcaaaaaagagtgaagagtttataagatgagagacctaTTAAATTGACatcttaaggttttgagttggatgtgttGTGTTTTCATCTTATGTTCTCTTGTTTGATTCCTCCCTAAACTCTTCCCGGTAATCAAAAGCCCTCCATGTTATATTTTCTTGGGAAAAGCTATGTATGTGGATGTAATAATATCCTTAATAATTTTTCTCTAAATCATGTTGAGGTAGTATAATAAGGAACCACCAAAGGGATCAGTGAAGAGTTATAATTTGGTTTTCTTCTctaataatatatgtatatatatattatggcTGATGATGCATGTTAGATAGTATAagaagatataaaaattaaaataaaaaagggtaaaaatgGGGTAATAAGGCCATCACTATCTTAACTTAAGGAATAAGCAGCTTAATAAGTAGCTGTCAGTTTGCTGGCAAAGTGATGAAGgcttttgttattaaaatattCTCCCTCCTCTTTTCGTTTATTGTTAAAGTCTTCAAAGCGCATTTGTatggtaaagaaaaaatatatatggtaGAAATGTGACACGAAATAAAATATGGTTTTGCTCCATGGGATGGGTCAAATAAAAGAAACCCACTGATTGCGATggccaagacaaatatgaatatGAATAAGATGAAGAAGCAAGCAAGTTGAGAACCATACATATATATGCTTGTCTCGTAGCCCTCCCAAGGGTTATTTTATTATGTGTATAGTATTACTCTACCATTGGCTATCCTATTTCTTCTTAGTATTTTCAACATTATTTATCACTTATtagaaataagaattaacctCCAAATCAATGAAGAGTATGTTTTTTCTTTACTTTGAATTTTCAGTCCATGTGTGAATGTAATATTGAGATGTGTGTATGTATAACTGTATatacacttttttttaatattgagaTGTGTGTATGTATAACTGTATATACACTTTTTTTTCCCTCTTAGAACGGTTGTATGGTTAGTGATCAGTTTTCTCTAACAATCTACTTCATTGTTATCTCCAAGGTAAACAATGCAGAATCATATTAgcttatatatatgtgtgtgtttttctttttctgaaatAGAATTATTTATAGTAGAATTGAGGAATTGAGTTGAAGAGCCACTGATTAGTTATAATCTCTGACTCCAATGAgagaaaaagatatatttataGAAACTCTAAAATCTAAAGGAATACTGTGGTTAAGGTTAAAAATAACTTTGGAGGCTCTTACCGCACTATTTATAGCCTttcagtaaattttttttatcatatcctcttttatttatttatttattttggtattaCTATCATATCNNNNNNNNNNNNNNNNNNNNNNNNNNNNNNNNNNNNNNNNNNNNNNNNNNNNNNNNNNNNNNNNNNNNNNNNNNNNNNNNNNNTTATTATGGGgtatgatttgattttattggTGTGGCCCTTTGTTGGGCCAGTGTGATAGCTGGAGCTGGTCCGTATATATATAGGACCCCCACTCACACAAACTATTACTGTAAAAAATATTCGCATAAAATAATGCTAACATTAGAGATCAGATATacataaaaagattttattatattatcaaTCCTCTAagcaatataaataaataaaaggattcATAAAACTTTATCCAAGATGAACCGACTAAAGTTGTAGGAGACAAAAGCTAAAAAAAATAGGATTTTTGTAggtaaaaatactaaataataatttttaattattatttttatatgaaagaatttaattttttattcaaaaataattttaatatttattatctaattttgaaagaatttaatgtttatatttttatatttaattaaatattaattatattatataaataaaaaaattatatgtaataaatatttgaaggaAGAGAagtgaaaatataaattaaaaagataagtaataaaaatttgaaactaaatataaaaattaaaaaaatatgtatatatataataatacattttttatgtaaaataatattatgagatattttttaattatatttaaatataaatttaatgtattttttagaattttatgaatttatttaaattatattattttatttttgatataataaaaatgtagagagagatagaaaatgagagagaaaagagagagagaaagataaagaagaagaaggagagcgAGAGAGcgaatttgttaattttggagagaaatattttattttaattctaataaaaaatatttcgtgacatattttagtttattaaattataagttatatataGAGTGGGAATGAtagagaaaaatagagaatgagagagaGCTAAGGTAGATAAGATGATGGATAAAGAAAGTttattggttttgaaaaaaaatatttcaacttTTTAATAAGAGATCAGAGTGTCATATAACATATCttgattattaattaaattaatgatataatataattgtattgcaattttaattttaaatattttaattttaattttaattaacataAGAGAATGTCATGTTAcatattttaattgttaaatttataattattaattagctattaataatgatatataagagaGTTAGAGTAGGTAAAAGAACGAGAGAGatagggagagagagaggagaaaaattattaattttagagaaaaagatttaattttaattgcaatgaaagaataatatatgatatattttagttgtaaaattaataatatataatagatatattttAGAAGCAGCAAGTGTTAACACAAAGAGTTATGCTAGATAACTAATGACTTTTTTGAATAATATGAATAACCACCAATCAAATCAAAACACACTACACTTCCAAATTACctacctaaatcttaatattagaataatcatcCGCACAACTAGTGAAatgaacatccgatatatccattatttacatttttattctcgacctatactttttcataacaCATATAATTGACCtcttgcaagaagaagagagcAACAGCCATATATAGTATATTCTATAGTATATACTAATATACATGATGAGTATAGTCCTGATAAGTATTTATAAAGGTTGGCAgagaaatatatataaacagTATATTAACTTGCATTGCTCGCTTCCGATCCACTGGCTCCACTGCACTACTGTCATTATAATTGCAAATGCTAAAAAAGGAAGATATATGgttgttattgattttattataCAGGATTACATGTGTCAGCTCTGAATTCAAAAACGAGTATTAGAGGGAAGGGTGAAAGGAAACGTTGATCAATGCAGAGAGGCATggagcattattattattattttgattatagtATGGTCCCCTCATATATATAAGCTAAGCTTGTAATGAATGGAATTGAAAGTCACAATGAATTACTAGGAAACATTCCCTAGCCAGTCTACTTGCAATCTCTTGCCTTTTCCAAGAATAATGAATAAACCTATCTCATCGAATTATTCATTAAGCAAGTAGCTAGCTGTATGTACGTAGTACTTATAAAtcatttatgtattttctaCTTTAGTCGCTCTTAAATGTTTGGATATATGGTCCAATCCCAGGAAAGCATTTGATGTAATATTGAGTAGGGAGTGGACAAAAACTCGCATTTATTTATAGGAGGAGGCAAGGTCCCcgtaaaaaaaacattttttattttgtggtgCCATCCAAAGCGGAGGTTGCTGGTTGTACTATGCTGCAATAAAGAGAAGCATTAGTACTATAGCTATGCTTCAACTTTCATTAACTATCCAATCAtcaactaaaccctaaacattttAAACCCATTTCTGTTTGTATCATGGACGATGAAACTAATAATgcaaaaatatcaataaaacttGTTTTTAATATCTtgggaaaaagaagaagtataTATTCCCTTACTTGATGGAAATTGAAGAGACGACAGAGAGTATTGGAGATGCAACTATGTCACCATTTGCAACCCTTATAATAGTAATTTCTAGCTAGCTAGCTAATTGGGTTGCAGAAGATTAGGTTACATTTTAATTTGTGGCATTGGAATATGGAGAAGAGATGCCATGTGGTGAGCTCAGATGTTAGCACATGGCTTCTCACATTCCAACCTCCTAAACACCAATACAATATTGCATAGTATTTCAGTATTAGTAGATGTGCTTAATTAGCCCTCTTTTGTGTTTCTGATCCTCAGCTTTCAATTCCATATTCAATTCTATACAACATACACTAAAGTGCAGTGTTTGGTAGCCCTAGCTATATATGTCCATAGCACCAGTTTGGAAGATCAAATAGAGTAGTGTAAAGTAGATAGATCATTCCAACTAGTAGCTAGGGAGTACCCTAACGAGGCCATGCTTGATGTTCAGGAACATTTAATAGGATAGTTATACCCacttctctatcttttgatCTGATCCCACTGATTAATCTAAGTTGGTTAAAGTGCCTTAGCTTTCATATTACTATTTGTTTCTTTCCTTTATCTTTAAAGAGTAATAggcttttaattttgtgcatcaTATGAGCAATCAAATGCTATCTTCTTGTTGCTCTATACTCAACAAGAGTAGTACTACTGCTCCCTCATGGATGGCGATCCTTATTGCTTTTTCGCTGCTTTTTTCCAGCTATCTGTTGGTGCTGCTGTCATTTGGATATTTTTCTATCCTCTACACATCTCTAGTACTGcttttctcttctactcttttctACACTCTACTATTCTCAAGGCACAAACCAGTAGTAGTGGAAGAAAAGGTTCTTATtagtcctcctcctcctcctgaAGAAGATGCTGATGAGATACAAGAACAAGAGGTGCCAACTTGTGAGGACTCTGAAGAAGTGGATTGGTGCTCAGATGGATCAATCTCTGATGAGGACAGCCTCATAGAAATTGCGCTTCACAAAGAAGAACCACTGTACAGTAGGAACTACTACAGTTTGCAGCAGAAGAGGAGGGAGCTATCAGCAGCTGAGGCCCTTTTCAGCCATCATCAGAGTCTAATGGAGTTCTTATCTGAACTTAACAATGACGTGAGTGAGGAAGAAAACTTGATAGAGATTGACATATCCATGGGTTCCATTAAGTACTCCTCCAGGTTTGAAATTAAAGCCTGATCAAGTTTAATATACTCTTCAAACTTGAATAGCTGTTTTTActactactttttcttttttctttttttatatattcacCCGGTGGATATATTTGGTTCCATTTGCAGTGTAATACTTACTATACTATatataagttttaattttgttatatatatatacactactGTGAGCTACTTTTGCGCCACATAAAACTTGGATACGAATTAAATTAAAGCACGGTCTTAATTAGCTTGTTAATAATGGCAAGTAATATCATAGTAATAACTGAAAGAGGCAATGTATGTTGTGAATTCAATGAGTTTGTGAATGACAGATATACAGCAAGAATCAGATACCACATATCACATATGTATGAGATGCAATTAGTTGTTAGACAGCATATCATGAAATTTCTATTTGAAACATTCTAGCCGTACGTACTTGTATGCTTCTCCCTGTATCACTGCAAGAAAAAGGGGGAATCCTCAAAAGGAGTGAGTGATCGAACCTGCCTTCCAGCTCATTCCTTTTCAATCATCTCGTTTCCTAAACATATTCACTACTATTTTTACTCCCTAAATTAGTGCTACAGTAACAAATCGCTCCATaaactcatgtattgattaaaacaataaatatcCGCTTTTAAAACTTAGCACAACCAGATTATTCATGCCTTTTATCTACTTGGCTTGGCTTAGCTGTTAAGTTATTTGCAcccaagaaaggaaaggaaacagATACAGTTACAGATACTCCCTAACCCAGCACGTGTCGTGCCCTCAAAACCAACGCGCAACCTTCTTCTACTGCAATATGAACATCATGATGATG comes from the Arachis duranensis cultivar V14167 chromosome 7, aradu.V14167.gnm2.J7QH, whole genome shotgun sequence genome and includes:
- the LOC107496191 gene encoding uncharacterized protein LOC107496191 gives rise to the protein MSNQMLSSCCSILNKSSTTAPSWMAILIAFSLLFSSYLLVLLSFGYFSILYTSLVLLFSSTLFYTLLFSRHKPVVVEEKVLISPPPPPEEDADEIQEQEVPTCEDSEEVDWCSDGSISDEDSLIEIALHKEEPLYSRNYYSLQQKRRELSAAEALFSHHQSLMEFLSELNNDVSEEENLIEIDISMGSIKYSSRFEIKA